One Fusarium oxysporum f. sp. lycopersici 4287 chromosome 8, whole genome shotgun sequence genomic region harbors:
- a CDS encoding hypothetical protein (At least one base has a quality score < 10) produces MSSLKNTLWPIFSKTPKQHVKEQMPKYQLCSNPSITITDAETGEEWDFVDHDELDGDLANSDDNRTSSEELEMNAREQEDLLHPRPHFHPDSLRSATINTNLPTPTTHPTLDALYDNLLRYPQDSPATDITKH; encoded by the exons ATGTCCAGCCTCAAAAACACCCTCTGGCcaatcttctccaagacccCCAAGCAGCATGTCAAGGAGCAGATGCCCAAGTACCAACTCTGTAGCAACCCCAGCATCACTATTACAGATGCAGAGACCGGTGAAGAGTGGGATTTCgttgatcatgatgaactCGATGGTGATCTCGCGAACAGCGACGACAATCGCACTTCGAGCGAGGAGCTCGAGATGAATGCGCGCGAACAGGAGGATCTCCT TCATCCTCGACCTCACTTCCACCCGGACTCCTTGAGATCAGCaaccatcaacaccaacctaCCAACACCAACTACACACCCAACTTTGGACGCCTTATACGACAACCTTCTACGCTATCCCCAGGACTCCCCGGCTACAGATATCACCAAACACTAA
- a CDS encoding hypothetical protein (At least one base has a quality score < 10), which yields MYSPTKFSVRGDLGCIAGNNRRNVPLVVRLMVCFTVSRERCFGNRHLNAGLVVPFLLSARSEIHRVFTVELQKRERNTKRGEESLRRLLRHLAARLVASLEREG from the coding sequence ATGTACTCCCCTACTAAGTTTTCGGTGCGAGGGGACCTGGGCTGCATCGCGGGAAATAATCGTCGAAACGTGCCTCTCGTCGTCCGTTTGATGGTGTGTTTTACGGTATCACGAGAACGGTGTTTCGGGAATCGCCATTTAAACGCGGGCCTCGTCGtaccttttttattatcGGCGCGTTCTGAGATTCACCGGGTCTTCACCGTAGAGTTACAGAAGCGGGAGAGGAACACCAAGAGGGGTGAGGAGAGCTTGCGGCGTCTTTTGCGGCATCTCGCGGCGCGGCTAGTGGCATCTTTAGAGAGGGAGGGCTGA